From Deinococcus malanensis, the proteins below share one genomic window:
- a CDS encoding site-specific integrase, with translation MSWGDVDLEKADLVVSRNYIRDITRAWMLGESKTRAGHRCIRLSEDVVEVLVEHLVEDEKWFGPRRVRYPVFVCLSGERLDHSNVARSFHQLGRQAGVPRIRFHDLRHTSASLLIRQGISAKVVSYRLGHADVSFTLSVYTHLYEDQRRSAALPLHQLLAGPPVEESSKPSSEQLIAQLQALLAQLMK, from the coding sequence TTGTCCTGGGGAGACGTCGACCTTGAAAAGGCCGACCTGGTCGTCAGCCGGAACTACATCCGGGACATCACGAGAGCATGGATGCTGGGCGAATCGAAAACCCGGGCCGGGCACCGCTGCATCCGGTTGAGTGAGGACGTCGTCGAGGTGCTGGTGGAGCACCTTGTGGAAGACGAGAAGTGGTTCGGACCCCGCCGGGTTCGCTATCCCGTCTTCGTCTGCTTGAGTGGGGAGCGGCTGGATCACTCCAATGTGGCCCGATCGTTCCATCAACTGGGCCGGCAGGCTGGCGTGCCACGGATCCGCTTTCACGACCTCAGGCATACCTCGGCGAGCCTGTTGATTCGGCAGGGCATCTCGGCGAAGGTAGTCAGTTATCGTCTCGGGCATGCCGACGTGTCGTTCACCCTGAGCGTGTACACGCATCTGTACGAGGACCAGAGGCGTTCGGCAGCGCTTCCGCTCCATCAGTTGCTGGCAGGCCCGCCGGTGGAGGAGTCGTCAAAGCCTTCCTCTGAGCAGCTGATAGCGCAACTTCAGGCGTTGTTGGCCCAGCTGATGAAGTGA
- a CDS encoding helix-turn-helix transcriptional regulator, whose protein sequence is MTDPPATPFQVATPAQAQALLDFTYGARLLEKFMQPGTSSQAAHALAEPANRVAYHVRKLTDSGLLRVAGHQGKRVLYQTVAETFHVPRALVRLDEPLTLIEPVMQEITNAYAHAILAWQARQDPQAPNEGGTDLTVRLGTHHPADGSAAPEGPYPPAMRLRAVRLTPEQYQRAQAALDRILTELDTGDDAADAKQATFVLMTFPGHLHQH, encoded by the coding sequence ATGACCGATCCCCCGGCGACCCCGTTCCAAGTGGCGACCCCTGCACAGGCGCAGGCCCTGCTGGACTTCACGTACGGGGCACGCCTGCTGGAGAAGTTCATGCAACCCGGCACGTCCAGCCAGGCCGCTCACGCGCTCGCAGAACCCGCCAATCGCGTCGCGTACCACGTCCGCAAACTCACCGACAGCGGCCTTCTGCGCGTCGCGGGACACCAGGGCAAACGCGTCCTGTACCAGACGGTCGCAGAGACCTTCCACGTCCCGCGCGCGCTCGTCCGACTGGATGAACCCCTCACGCTGATCGAGCCGGTCATGCAGGAAATCACGAATGCGTACGCCCACGCCATCCTCGCCTGGCAGGCACGGCAGGACCCTCAAGCCCCCAACGAGGGCGGTACAGACCTCACGGTGAGGCTCGGCACTCATCACCCGGCGGACGGGTCCGCTGCGCCCGAAGGCCCGTACCCGCCCGCGATGCGGCTGCGTGCCGTCCGCCTGACCCCCGAGCAGTACCAGCGGGCCCAGGCCGCCCTGGACCGCATCCTGACCGAACTTGACACCGGCGACGACGCCGCGGACGCGAAGCAGGCTACGTTCGTACTGATGACCTTCCCGGGCCACCTGCACCAGCACTGA
- a CDS encoding right-handed parallel beta-helix repeat-containing protein, producing the protein MDVCEYCQHFPFNEQDILCPSCGAPRTLHLPSGTVLADGRFTIKNVIGQGGFGVTYQGTDALLARNIAIKELFPTGSLRTQNVLVTPSTAPAIFEQQKVGFINEFRVLARFSHPGIVRVHDVLEENGTAYAVMELLSGETLAQRIARQSRLPPTRVHTIARTITKTLAVIHTERVLHRDIKPDNIYLTADKRIVLIDFGSAHALAAPTGRADLLVSHGYSPLEQYGTNSELGPYTDLYALAATSYHALVGASPPPAHERGRGADLRPFPDDLPDGLRRFLDDALKLSIPERPSSAAAALRLLTNTRRTTISTSRGDHSSIDLAPGDNLTFALQTAPANAVLRLAPGEYVISTPLQVNRAVSLNGAGPNTTRVVGPGLQSVVHVLGTATFTANGVTFTQPDGSLAPTILAVDNSRLTLIDCHVQGGSLSEDEEAHGVTIGGHAAARLERCDISGNGGNGVYLHGQAQAVIEHCIVHHNSMNGIQFAEGSTGSVSRSRCQDNEVDGFSIIGTAKAELRENTCTGNAEAGITFLDSAQGSVSANTCESNILSGLWIGGEAHPTLQDNTCRNNTHAGILYADHSSGLAQGNTCENNTDHGISVQDNAQPTLEHNTCQANKNAGIAYLGEATGTARGNTCENNTLSGIIVAGNAQPTLEDNTSRANMQSGIV; encoded by the coding sequence ATGGACGTCTGCGAATACTGTCAGCACTTTCCTTTCAACGAACAGGATATCCTCTGTCCTTCGTGCGGCGCTCCTCGCACACTCCATCTTCCCTCCGGCACAGTTCTCGCCGACGGACGCTTCACCATCAAAAACGTCATCGGCCAGGGAGGCTTCGGAGTTACCTACCAAGGCACCGACGCACTTCTCGCACGCAACATTGCGATCAAGGAGCTTTTCCCGACTGGGTCGCTGCGTACACAGAACGTCCTCGTGACACCCTCAACGGCACCCGCCATCTTCGAGCAGCAGAAGGTTGGCTTCATCAATGAATTCCGGGTCCTTGCCAGATTCAGCCACCCCGGCATCGTTCGCGTTCATGACGTCCTTGAAGAGAATGGCACCGCCTATGCCGTTATGGAGCTCCTGTCCGGCGAAACCCTTGCCCAGCGAATTGCCCGACAGTCGCGCCTGCCCCCTACCCGCGTCCACACCATCGCACGTACTATCACCAAGACACTGGCCGTCATCCATACCGAGCGCGTTCTGCACCGCGACATCAAGCCAGATAACATTTACCTTACTGCCGACAAGCGCATCGTTTTAATCGACTTTGGCTCTGCTCACGCGCTGGCTGCGCCGACTGGTCGCGCCGATCTGCTTGTAAGCCATGGATACTCTCCCTTGGAGCAGTACGGCACTAACAGCGAACTCGGCCCCTACACGGACCTCTATGCCCTCGCAGCCACGTCCTACCATGCCCTCGTCGGGGCATCACCTCCACCCGCCCACGAACGTGGCCGAGGTGCTGACCTTCGCCCTTTCCCTGATGATCTTCCAGACGGGCTGCGCCGCTTTCTCGATGACGCATTGAAACTGAGCATCCCCGAGCGGCCCTCCTCAGCGGCCGCTGCACTGCGCCTGCTAACCAACACACGCCGCACCACGATCAGCACGTCCCGCGGTGATCACTCCAGCATTGATCTCGCCCCAGGCGACAACCTTACGTTCGCACTCCAAACAGCACCCGCGAACGCGGTGCTACGGCTTGCGCCCGGCGAATATGTCATCAGCACCCCTCTTCAGGTCAACCGAGCAGTCTCCCTGAATGGCGCTGGCCCAAACACCACGCGAGTCGTCGGCCCAGGCCTTCAAAGTGTCGTGCATGTCTTAGGAACGGCTACGTTCACCGCAAACGGCGTGACCTTCACACAGCCAGACGGCAGCTTGGCTCCCACCATCTTGGCTGTGGACAATTCGAGGCTCACACTCATCGACTGTCACGTCCAGGGTGGCTCCCTGAGCGAGGATGAAGAGGCGCACGGCGTCACTATTGGCGGGCATGCTGCCGCTCGACTTGAACGGTGTGACATTTCCGGTAATGGCGGCAATGGCGTGTACCTGCACGGTCAAGCCCAAGCAGTCATTGAGCACTGCATTGTCCACCACAACAGCATGAATGGCATTCAGTTCGCAGAAGGCTCCACGGGAAGCGTCTCCCGGAGCAGATGCCAGGACAATGAAGTTGATGGCTTCTCCATCATTGGCACTGCCAAGGCGGAACTCAGGGAGAACACCTGCACCGGCAATGCCGAGGCAGGCATCACCTTCCTTGACTCCGCCCAAGGGTCCGTTTCAGCAAACACCTGTGAAAGCAACATCCTCAGTGGCCTGTGGATCGGAGGCGAAGCTCACCCAACGTTGCAGGACAACACCTGCCGGAACAACACCCATGCTGGAATACTCTACGCAGACCATTCCAGCGGGCTAGCCCAAGGCAACACCTGCGAGAACAACACCGACCACGGCATCAGTGTCCAGGACAACGCGCAACCCACCCTCGAGCACAACACCTGCCAGGCCAATAAAAATGCAGGCATCGCCTA
- a CDS encoding GNAT family N-acetyltransferase gives MTRNAPHPAVTDRPVPAGLDLEPYDPRTAPDSLIEALTVFENIQLHERQPDNPPLAPSQVAASLRHLPAFVEVPAWVVRDGERVIADATVALVRLDQNRHMAQVKLGVLATYRRQGIGRALLEKVVDAAHADGRTMLMVSSNSRVPAGETALRQTGAKPGLAAQVNQLDVHELDPSLLQRWITQGQERAAGYNIEVWEGAVPEEDVTAFLELTQVMNDQPLGELEVEDTRLTVEQFLAAEAHFHASGRQRVLGVARRTSDAGLVGFTELSWHPGRPSILAQGATGVVHQARGLGLGRWLKAVALQRALALNGDARFVRTENADANAAMRLINEELGFRPYSATTLWQLEVSQAQAYLQGMVNITV, from the coding sequence ATGACCCGAAACGCACCTCACCCAGCCGTGACCGACCGTCCAGTCCCCGCCGGACTGGATCTCGAGCCCTACGACCCGCGAACCGCTCCTGACTCCCTGATTGAGGCCCTCACGGTCTTTGAGAACATCCAGCTTCACGAACGGCAGCCGGACAACCCTCCTCTCGCCCCATCCCAAGTTGCCGCTTCTCTGCGACACCTTCCTGCTTTCGTCGAGGTGCCCGCCTGGGTGGTGCGCGACGGAGAACGCGTGATCGCGGACGCTACCGTCGCGCTGGTGCGCCTGGACCAGAACCGGCATATGGCCCAGGTCAAGCTGGGCGTGCTCGCCACGTACCGGCGTCAGGGGATCGGCCGGGCCCTGCTAGAGAAGGTCGTGGATGCGGCGCACGCCGATGGGCGAACCATGTTGATGGTCAGTAGCAACTCGCGTGTCCCAGCCGGTGAGACGGCCCTGCGGCAGACAGGAGCGAAGCCGGGACTGGCCGCTCAAGTGAACCAGCTTGATGTGCACGAGCTCGATCCCAGCCTGCTGCAGCGCTGGATCACCCAAGGACAGGAACGCGCGGCGGGCTACAACATTGAGGTCTGGGAGGGCGCGGTTCCCGAAGAGGACGTCACGGCGTTTCTGGAACTGACGCAGGTCATGAATGACCAGCCGCTCGGTGAACTGGAGGTCGAGGACACCCGGCTGACCGTGGAGCAGTTCCTGGCTGCCGAAGCCCACTTTCATGCGTCGGGGCGGCAACGCGTTCTGGGAGTGGCGCGCCGGACGTCGGACGCAGGCCTGGTGGGGTTCACGGAACTCAGCTGGCACCCGGGTCGTCCGAGCATCCTGGCCCAGGGCGCGACGGGGGTGGTGCATCAAGCCCGTGGTTTGGGGCTGGGCCGCTGGCTGAAGGCCGTAGCGCTGCAGCGGGCGTTGGCGCTGAATGGGGACGCACGTTTTGTCCGCACGGAGAACGCGGACGCGAACGCGGCGATGCGCCTCATCAACGAGGAGTTGGGCTTCCGTCCGTACTCGGCGACGACCCTCTGGCAATTAGAGGTATCGCAGGCGCAAGCGTACCTGCAGGGGATGGTGAACATCACGGTGTAA
- a CDS encoding transposase, with protein sequence MTIPDTARLHADTLAGHLKAHLPHRRLDALRRLAEVLLALLQAESTLHRKLALHLPRDATMESKTRTVARVFHDAQLTPQDVTDVLLPLLPEGKLTVIMDRTTWHDGQTPLNILVLGAILGGAVIPLVWSILPHQGNSSTAARILLPRSPAQRAACQALGVLIADREFVGQEWCNFLRWKRIRQCLRIRENTRIEDELARELFITLQPGEVCTLFERTWVYGGWMHVVITLSPAGNRVIVASDLPVLDVLETFRRRWGIESAFSSLKARGLDLEATHMTAPDRIARLFGLLCVALAWMARVGAQTVQQSPSRRDNRGRAVVSQVRIGWQVLSQAVRWGGEAFWDCFELLSTPFPPTHTPTSRSVRC encoded by the coding sequence GTGACGATCCCCGATACTGCCCGACTGCATGCTGACACGCTGGCCGGTCACCTGAAAGCCCACCTGCCTCATCGCCGCCTCGATGCCCTAAGGCGGCTCGCGGAAGTGCTCCTGGCACTGCTCCAGGCGGAGTCTACGCTGCACCGCAAGCTTGCGCTCCATCTGCCCAGGGACGCCACGATGGAATCCAAGACCCGCACGGTGGCACGGGTCTTCCACGACGCTCAACTGACCCCGCAGGACGTCACAGACGTCCTGCTTCCCCTGCTCCCTGAGGGCAAACTCACCGTGATCATGGACCGCACCACCTGGCATGACGGCCAGACGCCGCTGAACATCCTCGTTCTGGGGGCCATCCTCGGGGGCGCGGTCATCCCCCTCGTGTGGTCGATCCTGCCGCATCAAGGGAACAGCAGCACCGCGGCCCGCATCCTCCTGCCCCGCTCGCCTGCTCAACGTGCTGCCTGCCAGGCGCTGGGCGTGTTGATCGCCGACCGGGAGTTCGTAGGTCAGGAGTGGTGCAATTTCCTGCGCTGGAAACGCATCCGGCAGTGTCTGCGCATCCGGGAGAACACCCGCATCGAGGATGAGCTGGCCCGGGAGCTGTTCATCACGCTGCAACCGGGTGAAGTCTGCACGCTCTTCGAGCGCACCTGGGTGTACGGCGGATGGATGCACGTGGTCATCACCCTGTCCCCCGCGGGGAACAGGGTGATCGTCGCCTCAGATTTGCCTGTCCTGGACGTCCTGGAGACCTTCCGTCGCCGGTGGGGGATCGAGTCCGCGTTCTCGTCGTTGAAGGCCCGCGGTCTGGACCTGGAGGCCACGCACATGACAGCCCCTGACCGGATTGCCCGATTGTTCGGGCTGCTGTGTGTCGCGCTGGCATGGATGGCCCGGGTGGGCGCGCAAACCGTGCAACAGAGCCCATCGCGGCGGGACAACCGGGGACGGGCGGTGGTGAGTCAGGTGCGCATCGGGTGGCAGGTGCTGAGTCAGGCCGTGCGGTGGGGCGGGGAGGCCTTCTGGGACTGCTTTGAGCTGCTTAGTACGCCTTTCCCGCCCACACACACGCCAACTTCCCGAAGTGTCAGGTGCTGA
- a CDS encoding class I SAM-dependent methyltransferase — translation MSDSQEGLTFYTQLAPWWPLISPPGEYEEEAAFSATMLRTARHPVRDVLELGSGGGHNAVHLKAHFRLTLVDLSAQMLELSRQLNPECQHQQGDMRSIRLDRTFDAVFVHDAVDYMTSEQDLRLAMETAFMHCRPGGVAVFLPDQTRETFEPGSSCGGTDGPDGRGVRYLEWNWDPDPSDTRVQTEYAFVLRKADGSVRAVHETHHLGLFRREEWLAWLDEVGFEPQLVTEVTTEERTPRDVFLGHRPQP, via the coding sequence ATGAGTGACTCGCAGGAGGGGCTGACCTTCTACACCCAGCTCGCGCCGTGGTGGCCGCTGATCTCTCCACCCGGTGAATACGAGGAGGAGGCAGCGTTCAGCGCCACGATGCTCCGCACCGCCCGCCATCCCGTCCGCGACGTGCTCGAGCTGGGCAGTGGCGGCGGCCACAACGCAGTGCATCTCAAAGCGCACTTCCGCCTGACCCTGGTAGATCTGTCCGCGCAGATGCTGGAGCTGTCCCGTCAACTCAACCCGGAGTGCCAGCACCAGCAGGGAGACATGCGCTCGATCCGCCTTGACCGCACCTTCGATGCCGTATTCGTGCATGACGCCGTGGATTACATGACCTCTGAGCAAGATCTCCGGCTGGCGATGGAAACCGCGTTCATGCACTGCCGGCCCGGGGGCGTGGCGGTCTTCCTTCCGGATCAGACGCGTGAAACGTTCGAGCCCGGCAGCAGCTGCGGTGGGACCGACGGGCCGGACGGCCGGGGTGTCCGGTACCTGGAGTGGAATTGGGATCCGGATCCGTCCGATACGCGGGTGCAGACCGAGTACGCGTTCGTGCTCCGTAAGGCGGACGGGTCGGTGCGTGCAGTCCATGAAACGCATCACCTGGGCCTGTTCCGCCGGGAAGAGTGGCTGGCGTGGCTGGACGAGGTTGGATTTGAGCCACAACTGGTGACTGAAGTCACTACTGAGGAGCGAACGCCCAGAGACGTCTTCCTGGGCCACCGTCCTCAACCGTAA